A single genomic interval of Suncus etruscus isolate mSunEtr1 chromosome 10, mSunEtr1.pri.cur, whole genome shotgun sequence harbors:
- the AQP10 gene encoding aquaporin-10, with amino-acid sequence MGYTQLLAQVKGWLRIRNLLARQCLAEFLGVFVLMLITQGAVAQAVTSEETKGNFFTMFLAGSLAVVIAIYVGGNVSGAHLNPAFSLAMCLLGRLPWAKFPIYCFVQLLSAFCASGATYVLYYDALQNYTGGNLTVTGPKETASIFATYPAPYLSPSNGFLDQVLGTWMLIVGILAILDTRNKGVPAGLEPVVVGLLILAIGLSMGVNCGYPLNPARDLGPRLFTYVAGWGSEVFSAGNNWWWIPVVAPMVGATFGTATYQLLVAAHHPEEDSEPSPDVEFVNTMTSDLKTLDST; translated from the exons ATGGGTTACACTCAGCTCCTGGCCCAAGTCAAGGGCTGGCTCCGAATCCGCAACCTCCTGGCCCGACAGTGCTTGGCagaatttctgggtgtctttgtgCTCATG CTCATCACACAGGGGGCGGTGGCTCAGGCCGTCACCAGTGAAGAAACCAAAGGCAACTTTTTCACCATGTTTCTGGCTGGCTCCCTGGCTGTGGTGATCGCCATCTATGTGGGTGGCAACGTTTCAG GCGCTCACCTGAATCCAGCCTTCTCATTGGCCATGTGCCTCCTGGGGCGCCTTCCCTGGGCCAAGTTCCCCATTTACTGCTTTGTGCAACTGCTGTCAGCTTTCTGTGCCTCTGGAGCCACCTATGTGCTCTACTATG ATGCTCTACAGAACTATACTGGCGGCAACCTGACAGTTACGGGTCCCAAGGAGACAGCTTCAATTTTTGCTACCTATCCGGCCCCTTACCTGTCTCCCAGCAACGGTTTCCTGGATCAG GTCCTGGGCACCTGGATGCTGATTGTGGGCATCTTGGCCATCTTGGACACACGAAACAAGGGGGTGCCTGCTGGTCTGGAGCCTGTGGTCGTGGGGCTGCTGATCCTGGCCATTGGACTCTCCATGGGGGTCAACTGTGGGTACCCACTGAACCCAGCCAGGGATCTGGGTCCTCGACTGTTCACCTATGTGGCTGGTTGGGGCTCTGAGGTCTTCAG CGCCGGTAACAACTGGTGGTGGATACCTGTGGTGGCGCCCATGGTTGGGGCCACATTCGGCACAGCTACGTACCAGCTGTTGGTGGCTGCGCATCACCCCGAAGAAGACTCCGAGCCTAGTCCAGATGTGGAGTTTGTAAACACAATGACCTCAGACTTAAAGACTCTTGATTCCACTTAA